The Lentisphaerota bacterium genome has a segment encoding these proteins:
- a CDS encoding NGG1p interacting factor NIF3, giving the protein MYKLTVYVPATHLEAVKTALFDAGAGRQGAYDRCAWQVLGQGQFRPLPGSSPFIGQAGSVESVAEYRVEMLCPEDRATTVIRALRAAHPYEAPAFDLVHLRDITG; this is encoded by the coding sequence ATGTACAAGCTCACCGTCTACGTCCCGGCCACCCATCTGGAAGCGGTCAAGACCGCGCTCTTCGACGCCGGGGCCGGCCGTCAGGGCGCCTACGACCGGTGCGCGTGGCAAGTGCTCGGGCAGGGCCAGTTCCGTCCGCTGCCCGGCAGTTCGCCGTTCATCGGTCAGGCCGGATCGGTCGAGTCCGTCGCGGAATACCGGGTCGAGATGCTCTGCCCAGAGGATCGGGCCACCACCGTGATCCGCGCCCTGCGGGCCGCCCACCCGTACGAAGCGCCCGCCTTCGACCTGGTGCATCTGCGCGACATTACGGGTTAG
- a CDS encoding aminopeptidase P family protein, whose protein sequence is MKPLPAPLLADLPLRHDRLRAALAAARADALILTLNADLIYASGTVFGGWFYLPASGAPVCFFRRPSDFASRIPGFEAVAVRRPDQIAEHLAAVGRPVPTRLLLEGDELPASEWFQLARVFPGAELLNGTPHIRLARAVKTDYELARMRTSCRLHAETIATFPALYRPGMTDLEFSIALEHAIRLRGSLGLFRAFGGRMELFMGSVLAGDNAETPSAYDFALGGAGQDPAIPVGATDAPLRPGTTVMADIGGNFTGYISDCSRTYAIGDLPGRVRDAHQVSIAICESLAAAARPGVRCDTLYALALKQAESAGFARHFMGFGQQAKFVGHGIGIEINELPVLAPRSDAVLEANMILALEPKFVFPGIGAVGIENTYAVTAAGLEKLTCCDESLITLA, encoded by the coding sequence ATGAAACCACTTCCCGCCCCATTGCTCGCCGACCTTCCGCTCCGCCACGACAGGCTGCGCGCCGCGCTGGCCGCCGCGCGCGCCGACGCGTTGATCCTCACGCTGAACGCCGACCTGATTTACGCCTCTGGAACCGTTTTTGGCGGATGGTTCTATCTGCCGGCATCGGGAGCACCGGTTTGTTTCTTCCGCCGACCGTCCGACTTCGCATCGCGTATTCCCGGTTTCGAGGCTGTCGCTGTCCGCCGCCCGGATCAGATTGCGGAGCACCTCGCCGCCGTCGGCCGCCCCGTTCCCACCCGCCTGCTCCTCGAGGGCGACGAACTCCCCGCCTCGGAATGGTTCCAGCTCGCGCGGGTCTTCCCCGGCGCCGAGCTGCTCAACGGCACCCCGCACATTCGCCTGGCGCGGGCCGTCAAGACCGACTACGAACTCGCCCGTATGCGCACCTCCTGCCGCCTGCACGCCGAAACCATCGCCACGTTCCCCGCGCTCTACCGGCCGGGCATGACCGATCTCGAGTTCTCAATCGCCCTGGAGCACGCCATCCGCCTGCGCGGCAGCCTCGGCCTATTCCGCGCCTTCGGCGGCCGCATGGAGCTGTTCATGGGAAGCGTGCTCGCCGGCGACAACGCCGAAACGCCGTCGGCGTATGATTTCGCCCTGGGCGGAGCGGGGCAGGATCCGGCCATCCCCGTCGGCGCCACCGACGCGCCGCTCAGGCCCGGCACGACGGTCATGGCGGACATCGGAGGCAACTTCACCGGCTACATCTCCGACTGTTCCCGCACCTACGCCATCGGCGACCTCCCCGGCCGCGTCCGGGATGCGCACCAGGTCTCGATCGCCATCTGCGAGTCGCTGGCCGCCGCCGCCCGACCCGGCGTCCGCTGCGACACCCTTTACGCGCTGGCCCTGAAACAAGCCGAATCGGCCGGATTTGCCCGCCATTTCATGGGCTTCGGACAGCAGGCCAAGTTCGTCGGGCACGGCATCGGCATCGAGATCAACGAGCTGCCGGTGCTGGCGCCGCGATCCGACGCCGTGCTGGAAGCCAACATGATTCTGGCGCTCGAGCCCAAATTCGTCTTTCCCGGCATCGGTGCCGTTGGAATTGAAAACACCTACGCCGTCACCGCCGCTGGTTTGGAAAAGCTCACCTGCTGCGACGAGTCGCTCATCACGCTTGCCTGA
- a CDS encoding DUF3592 domain-containing protein produces MASSKQAAFLIPCGLIFLGVGAGFGFFSVRTLLRAETMRAWRETPATVLACSLDISRGSKGGSTYRVSASYRYEADGRSHIGERVTLHSGSDNIGRFHQRVHATLDACKRNNQPTTCWVNPADPTEAILIRTIRPELVVFFHLFVLAFGGVGLGIVVYGLTLLTPRKVTRDGLIAMRDPYAHCGLVAVAVVLNGYIGWTLWMEWRVLSPDLLPWYAWLPAAAGLLLAIIAGHRWARFRRFGVSVLALSSATVVTGGPLSGTLRIPAKRPFNADVELKLTCVRQYTTGSGKHRSTNRDVLWQDETCAPTHASGAFETPVPVRFALPADQPATTANGGCDGVYWQLTASASMTGVDYKAVFDIPVRQTKSSVDPLPS; encoded by the coding sequence ATGGCGTCTTCTAAACAAGCGGCTTTTTTAATTCCATGCGGCCTAATCTTCCTGGGCGTTGGCGCGGGATTCGGTTTCTTTTCGGTGCGCACGCTGCTGCGCGCCGAGACGATGCGCGCCTGGCGCGAGACCCCGGCCACGGTGCTCGCGTGCAGTCTGGACATTTCCCGCGGGTCCAAGGGAGGGTCAACCTACCGCGTGTCGGCTTCCTACCGCTACGAGGCGGACGGCCGGTCTCACATCGGCGAAAGGGTGACGCTTCATTCCGGGTCGGATAACATCGGCCGTTTCCACCAACGGGTCCATGCGACGCTGGATGCCTGCAAGCGAAACAACCAGCCCACGACCTGCTGGGTCAATCCGGCTGACCCGACAGAGGCCATCCTGATCCGCACCATCCGACCCGAACTCGTTGTCTTCTTTCATCTTTTCGTGCTCGCCTTCGGCGGCGTCGGCCTCGGCATCGTGGTCTATGGCCTAACCCTGCTGACCCCCAGAAAAGTGACTCGTGATGGCCTAATCGCCATGCGTGACCCCTATGCGCACTGCGGGTTGGTCGCCGTGGCCGTCGTCCTGAACGGCTACATCGGTTGGACGCTGTGGATGGAGTGGCGCGTGCTGTCCCCCGATCTCCTTCCGTGGTATGCGTGGCTTCCCGCCGCTGCCGGCCTGCTGCTCGCGATCATCGCCGGGCACCGCTGGGCGCGATTCCGGCGCTTCGGCGTGAGCGTGCTGGCGCTTTCGTCCGCAACCGTTGTGACCGGCGGACCCCTCTCCGGCACGCTGCGCATACCCGCGAAGCGGCCGTTCAACGCCGACGTGGAGCTGAAGCTGACCTGCGTGCGCCAGTACACCACCGGAAGCGGCAAGCACCGGAGCACGAACCGCGATGTGCTGTGGCAGGATGAGACCTGTGCGCCCACGCACGCGTCCGGCGCTTTCGAAACACCGGTGCCCGTGCGATTCGCACTTCCGGCCGATCAACCCGCAACGACGGCCAATGGCGGTTGCGACGGCGTCTATTGGCAATTGACCGCTTCCGCCAGCATGACGGGAGTGGATTACAAGGCCGTCTTTGACATTCCGGTGCGTCAAACCAAATCCTCCGTCGATCCGTTGCCGTCATGA
- a CDS encoding cation transporter translates to MGANWGFAKAVSSARGCVSPHTGGPHGLIMKRYVERKDRFDLADRVIFLGVALNVMLLLAKFGAGIWGRSAALRADGFESGCDLLISAAMLWAMRMSRKPYDPDHPYGHGKIESLAALLVGIGILATGLWLVVDSAHVIIFHQVETVHWAAPAVALLTVVTKEAAARYTRIRAKLLGSPTLEALAADHRKDALSSVATAVGAGAAACGWFYFDPAMAAVTAVFIIRMGAGTFKQAFDDLIDAALPRVALEAIRQDAAAVAGVEHVHEIRGRRSGQFLIIDLKLEIDPQMTVLASHAIADCVKQLVFRNHPEVGDVMIHVNPHDDGAHRDLIRL, encoded by the coding sequence ATGGGTGCAAATTGGGGCTTTGCTAAGGCAGTCTCAAGCGCGCGTGGATGCGTCTCACCACACACAGGCGGCCCACACGGGCTCATCATGAAAAGATATGTAGAACGTAAAGACCGTTTTGATCTCGCCGACCGGGTGATTTTTCTGGGTGTGGCTCTCAACGTGATGCTGCTGTTGGCCAAATTCGGCGCCGGCATCTGGGGGCGTTCCGCCGCCTTGCGGGCCGATGGGTTTGAAAGCGGCTGTGACCTGTTGATCTCGGCGGCCATGTTGTGGGCGATGCGGATGAGCCGCAAGCCGTACGATCCGGACCACCCCTACGGGCACGGCAAGATCGAGAGTCTGGCGGCGCTGCTGGTCGGCATCGGCATTCTGGCCACCGGTCTGTGGCTCGTCGTCGATTCCGCCCATGTGATCATTTTTCACCAGGTCGAAACCGTCCACTGGGCGGCGCCAGCAGTCGCGCTGTTGACGGTCGTCACGAAAGAGGCGGCGGCCCGATACACCCGCATCCGCGCGAAGCTGCTGGGCAGCCCCACGCTGGAGGCGCTGGCGGCGGATCACCGCAAGGACGCCCTCTCCTCGGTGGCGACCGCGGTCGGCGCGGGCGCGGCGGCGTGCGGGTGGTTCTACTTCGATCCGGCGATGGCCGCAGTGACGGCGGTGTTCATCATCCGCATGGGGGCGGGTACGTTCAAGCAGGCGTTTGACGATCTGATTGACGCCGCGCTGCCGCGCGTCGCGCTCGAGGCGATCCGGCAAGACGCGGCCGCCGTCGCGGGGGTGGAGCATGTTCATGAGATCCGCGGCCGCCGTTCGGGGCAATTCCTCATCATCGACCTCAAGCTGGAAATCGACCCACAGATGACCGTGCTGGCCTCGCACGCCATCGCCGACTGCGTGAAGCAGTTGGTTTTCCGCAACC